In Elephas maximus indicus isolate mEleMax1 chromosome 4, mEleMax1 primary haplotype, whole genome shotgun sequence, a genomic segment contains:
- the LOC126075537 gene encoding olfactory receptor 9K2, with amino-acid sequence MGDKETRNHSEVTDFILVGFRVGPELHILLFLLFLVVYAMILLGNVGMMTIIVTDSRLNTPMYFFLGNLSFTDLFYSSVIAPKAMINFWSESKSISFSGCVTQLFLYALFIATEGFLLAAMAYDRFIAICSPLLYSVQMSTRLCTQLVAGSYFCGCISSVLQTSITFTLSFCASRAIDHFYCDSRPLQRISCSDLFIYKVVTFSLSSIIILPTIVVIIVSYMYIVSTVLKIRSTEGRKKAFSTCSSHLGVVSVLYGAVFFMYLTPDRFPELSKVASLCYTLVTPVLNPLIYSLRNKDVKEAVKTVLEKKNTIL; translated from the coding sequence ATGGGGGACAAGGAAACAAGAAATCACTCAGAAGTGACTGACTTCATTCTTGTAGGCTTCAGGGTTGGCCCAGAGTTGCATATTCTCCTCTTCCTGCTATTTCTGGTTGTATATGCCATGATCCTTCTAGGCAACGTTGGGATGATGACCATTATTGTAACCGATTCCCGGCTGAACACACCAATGTATTTCTTCCTAGGCAACCTCTCCTTCACTGATCTCTTCTATTCATCTGTGATTGCACCCAAGGCTATGATCAACTTCTGGTCTGAGAGCAAGTCCATCTCCTTTTCAGGCTGTGTGACTCAGCTCTTTCTCTATGCCCTCTTTATTGCAACTGAGGGATTTCTCCTGGCAGCCATGGCTTATGACCGCTTCATTGCCATCTGCAGTCCACTCCTCTACTCTGTTCAGATGTCAACACGTCTCTGCACTCAGTTAGTGGCTGGTTCCTATTTCTGTGGCTGCATCAGTTCAGTTCTTCAGACCAGCATAACCTTCACCTTATCCTTTTGTGCTTCTCGAGCCATTGACCATTTCTACTGTGATAGTCGCCCACTTCAGAGGATTTCATGTTCTGACCTTTTTATCTATAAAGTGGTAACTTTTTCTTTATCCAGCATTATCATCTTGCCTACCATCGTAGTCATTATTGTTTCTTACATGTATATTGTGTCTACAGTTCTCAAGATACGCTCCACCGAGGGACGTAAGAAAGCCTTCTCCACTTGCAGCTCCCACCTTGGAGTCGTGAGTGTGCTATATGGTGCTGTCTTTTTTATGTATCTGACTCCTGATAGATTTCCTGAACTGAGTAAAGTGGCCTCCTTATGTTACACCCTAGTCACCCCCGTGTTGAATCCTTTGATTTACTCtctgagaaacaaagatgtcaaagaGGCTGTAAAAACTgttttagagaagaaaaatacCATCCTTTGA